The genomic segment CCTAAAAATGGAGCTTTTGGCTTTCATCGATTCTATAATAGTGATAATCTTCTTCCTAAATCTAACCTTCCATACTATGAGGTGGGCAACCTGCACAATGCTGATTCACTGCCTCCTTATGTCACTGAGAAGTACACTGGATATTCAGACAACAGCAACAAAGATCGCATTATTGTTTCCTTTAACTCAAGGCTGAACAAATTTGAAAAGATTTATGTGACACAGCACTCAGATCAGACACACTTTGACCAGAATCACACCTACTGTATAAGTACTGATCTCCTGAAGGAAATTAAAGAGATAAGCCGTGATGACTTCCTCAGAGGACGCACAAATCGTTCTGAACAGGTCTTTATAAACATGCCTCCGTCAGTGCAGCGCAGACAGACAAACACCTGTCTGAGCTGGAAATGCCGCTGTGCACTGATTGGCTGTACTCTGCTGTTCACTGCTATTGCTGGTGTTACTCTCTATTTTTTGTTTAAGCCAAAATAGATTGAATCTGTTGCAGTTTGTTGTTCTAGATAATTTGAGTCAGTTGCgtatttaaataaactttaatacatttattaacacATGTTTATTATCATGTGTGAGGGTTGCATGTTAATCACAGCATTCTTTTTAATGGTTCATTGCAAGACTTTGAGTGACACATCACATATTAATAACtgattaataataatttcttttgtGCTTATTCTTTGAAATATATTCTTTGTATTCCCTTAAAACTAAAACTCCCAAAACCTTTgacttgtgtttgtgtgattcTTTTTATTGAACAATGTAAACTTGTCTAATAATTTTGGCATAAGTGTCAACAATATATTTAATGTCATTaactataaattatattatattatattaataattataatacatttcaatattaataatatataatattacattttgatatatgaaatatatgagATTTTAATATAAGACATTACACAATTAAATTATGATCCAGCAATAATGTGTTTCTGTTTCTACACTGATGAGTTTCTGTTCATcaccacagaaacacacacctgCAGTACAACTAGTGTGTTACTAGTTCCTGTCACGAGCTCTGTGACGTCTGCAGATATGCATTATCGATGTCACAAAAGATGTGGCGGTCAAAATCTATTTATACTTtgggagtttttattttttatttttttttatgtgtgttttcCTCGTCtgctttactttcactttcctGTTTTTTCCCCTTCCTCCGCAGCTATGGAAGATAAACACTTGCTgtctttattttaatagtttaacgagaaaggaaaggaaaaggaaaagaaaaagaaaaagaaaaagaaaaagaaaaagaaaaagaaaaagaaaaagaaaaagaaaaagaaaaagtaaaagaaaagaaaagaaaagaaaaggaaagaaaagaaaagatatgCACTATTAAaagtcgaaaaaaaaaaaaaaagaaccatttacaattaacaattttatataggcctatcctatatatatatatatatatatatatatgactattcTGACTATTCTTTGAACAAGGTTGTAATTCATTAATCTGTTGTATTCTTGTTGAAGTGTTGAGGTTCAAGTTTGTCTCCGCCCACTGACAGAGATATGAATAATAACAGGAGCGCGCGCGCTGCACAGACGCAGATCCTTCATACGCTTGAATAAGGTACAGTATTCTGTCTATTTATCtgatttgaatttcttttttgttattaagACTTTAATTACATTACAGGATCGTTTTAAAATTAACGCGGGTGTTTAAATGTGCGTTATTAGACAACAGCAAACAGCTGTTCAGTAAATGTTTTGTGTTGATATCATCTGCAGTCTGCAGCAGATGggctgagctgtgtgtgtgcgtttagaCAGAAACGAAACCTAGTCCACTTGTTGGTCAAATAAAACTAGAGTGGATTAAGACTAGAGTGAACATGGATTGAAACTAAATATCTGGGCAGACTAAAGCAAAAAGTAAACTCCATATaaactttacataaaaaataaacacttttttctttttatatttttgctttacatttagcatttttctttttcattttgatcTGTACCCTGCAAACTTGTTTATGCAAACAATATCTGTCATAGGCctataattaaattgtattatttataatcaatataaaaaagataGATACACAGAACATGTGCCAAGCTGAAGGCAAGTTTGTAAGAAAAATGTCTTCTTCAAGGTCAACATGAGGGACAATTATTGAGGACATGAATGAAAGCTGATTATTTTAGTGCTCTATTATGGTCcttctgaaaattaaaaaaaaaaaaaaaattaaattatatatgtaatacatcacatatataaattatataatattataggtTATGTTATTTAATACATGATACGTATTATACCATCACACTTCATTCTATTTAATTAAGTCCTGCAATTTTGCACAATGCAGTCACATTTAttcttttacttatttatttcccCCCTGTCTGTTTTCAAGACGCAGACTGGCCCAAATGAGGACGCTGAATGAACTGTCCCATCTGAGAGAGACCAGGTTTGGTCAGCCGTATCCCAGACATGGTCTCAGTCTGCTGTGCTGGTTTGCTCACAAATGTATTGAGATTGATGACGATGGCATTATGATTGCACTATGTGAACCAAAGGAAAGAGATTTTGGTTTCCGTCCATTCCATAATTCAGAAGGACTTCTTCCTGATACTGACCTAGAGTATTATGAAATGGGGAACCTGCACCATCCGGGCGCAATACCTCCTTATGTTACTAAGAATTACGACAGAGATGTGCGTGACAGCAATGCAGATCGCATTGTTGTTTCAGTCGACTCAGATGAGAATGACACATGGTTTGACAGGATTTATGTGACACATCATTTAGGTCAGGGGCGCTTCGATGAGAACTCCACCTTCCGCATCAGCCAAGGCCTCATTGACAAGATTCAGAGGATGGACTGGTCAGACTTCATCGGGGAGGTGAAGATCCGGCAGCAGCGTAAGCGGCGTGCTCGTCGTTGAGCTTGTGTTATGTGTGCACGCTCATCTGTGCAGTCTGGATCCAATCCAAACATTCCTGTGCATCCAAAAGAAATGCATTTCTTCCTGGACTTTTCATAACAGATAAAAAATTTATGttcaaataaaacatataaaaaattaattgtgaATTGATTTGGGTCATAAATGGCTCATTTGTATCTTGAGGAGAAGCTTTATGATACTTTATGTATAATTAATACAGTGCATTGTGTTCTCTCTGTTtacttaaatgttaatttttttttattaaaggggttgtttgcccaaaaatgtaaattctgtcattatttataaaCCAAGGCTTTCAAAACCAAGCCAACACAGAAAAAGTTCACTGCAATTTACATTCATTAATATaacttaaataatatttaatattatatattaggaTTACATTTTATGACACTGGCCGGTGGGTTTATAAACAGTTTGTTAACCTGCACATGTGTGTCGATCATCTCATGCTATTAAAGTGCAGCAGGATGATGTATTAAAAATAGGCCATGTCCCCATTTCTCAAAACGCTtacaaatcatacagaatgagttttttgagaaagtaaaaatgcacaaagtttcctgtgagggtaagggttaggtgtagggttggtgtagggccatagaatatagtttgtacagtataaaaaccattacgcctatgggatgaacccacttttcacaaaaacaaatgtgtgtgtgtgtgtgtgtgtgtgtgtgtgtgtgtgtgtgtgtgtgtgtgtgtggacacacCCACAGGATTGTCaatctggttcagtctgttttctGGAGTTTGTCATTCTCCTCATCTTCTAAAGACACTAACACACATGACATCTCTGTAATAAGAGCAGCAGCTGTCAAAGAAAACAGTACAAGGTCAGGTAGGTTTGGATTTTTATTTCTACTCTACTAAATTGGCTGCTTGATTTTATAAACCACATTTAGCtgtttctgtgaatttctgtTTTTGCCAACCAAGAGCGtgaataattttgttaaaattttaaacAGCCATAATCCTTAAAACTCCTCTATTTCTCTTCCACATGGTTTTCATATGTTTCCTTggagaaaattcagttttgttcaaAAACTTGAAGGATTCGTGTTTAtacaatatacatttacattctcAATGTAAAGTTGAGATTTTCAACTTTCTGCTATATTCAACTGATTGATTAGTATTTACCGTctcatttaaagttttatttgtttaaatgtagtTTGAGTCTATTCCTATGTCTTCGTCTTTGACACAGTCGTCATCATGGTGAACGGTACACTGAATGACCTGTCTCAGCTCAAACAATCAGGCTTCGGTCAGCCGTGGCCTAGACATGGCTTGAACCTGTTGTATTGGTTTGCTCATGACTACATCGACTTCAGAAATGGGAAAATGGTCTCCATCTCTAGCCCTCACGATAATCGCTTTGGCTTTCACAAGTtcaaaaatgatgatgatgatcacaTTGTGCCTATTGAGAATCTCCCATACTATGAGGTGGGCAACCTGAACGCTCCAGGAGCAGACGAACTCCCAAATTATGTCAGGGCAGAATACAACCAGAGCAATCGTGACAGTAACAAGGATCGCATTATTGTGCATCAGGACGCCAATGGCAACTTCAACAGAGTGTATGTGACTGAACACTTGAAAGATAACTTGAAACAGTTCGACAGCAAAAAAACCTACTGCGTGAGCCAGGGACTCCTCCAGATCATCAAGAACATGACTCGAGAGCAGTTTCTCAATAAGACATCCAAAACTCAAGAAGTGCATGCCAGTCAACCCCAGATCTCCAAACCTGAAGTGGGGGGTGTCAGAAATAGACCGCAGATACGTGAAGTGACTGCGCCTCTAGACAATTCCTGCTCATGTACCATTCTTTAAATACAAACATCTGTTAACTCATTAATAAGTCGAATAATACTATGTTTTATATAAAGAACCTGTTACTGGGACTTCAAAAAGAATCTAAGAAGATTCGAAACCTTCATGAaggttatttgtatttgttttgttttagtttttttttcacagcagaCGTATGCAACTTGACCAGTTCACATGATTTCAGTCACCAAGGCTACTGTTTTGAAAGCAGGCTGACAATGGGTAGTATAAGTTTATCTAGagtcatttttataattaataaaagctGAGTAGAATGCATTTACGTGGCTTTAACCAGCAGATGTTACCAGCGTGTGGGGCATCATTTTGTGAAGCAATTGGTGCAATGAATAGAAGTTACAAAAAAGCCGCACTTCTCCCGTCACTATTATTCATGTTCCTCTCCTATTATAATCATTTTAGTTATTAGCTGGTTTTCTTtctcttatattttatttatggatTCTCTGTAACTGTAACCCAACTATGTGCAAATGAAAGTTTAATtctcataaaatgtattttcttgattTGGCATTTGGTCTAGTTTTTAATGAAagcaatatacataaaataagattttttttatgatttatatgtTATATGATTAATTTGAGCTATTTTGTAagcatttcttgttttttttcattctggtTTTGATGACTGATCACTTAATCAGAGATAAACTGTAGATGTTGCTTGCTTAacctaaatataaaaacattttaagattttaagactTTGGGTGACAGGTCACAAACTAATCATTGTCTTGATTTATAATAATTTCTGTACTTTTTGTGCTTATTCTTTGAAATACATTCTTTTTTATAACCTTAAAACTAAAAATCCAAAAACTATTGAATttggtttgattatttttattgaacAATGTTAACTTGTCTAATAACTTTGGCATAAGTGTCAACAATATATTTAATGTCATTAACTATAAAtcgtaataaattataatacatttcaatattaataatatatagtattattacattttgatatatgaaatatatgagATTTTAATATAAGACATTACACAATTAAATTATGATCCAGCAATAATGTGTTTCTGTTTCTACACTGATGAGTTTCTGTTCATcaccacagaaacacacacctgCAGTACAACTAGTGTTACTAGTTCCTGTCACGAGCTCTGTGACGTCTGCAGATATGCATTATCGATGTCACAAAAGATGTGGCGGTCAAAATCTATTTATACTTtgggagtttttattttttatttttttttatgtgtgttttcCTCGTCtgctttactttcactttcctGTTTTTTCCCCTTCATCCACAGCTATGGAAGATAAACACTTGCTatctttattttaatagtttaacgagaaaggaaaggaaaagaaaaagaaaaagaaaaagaaaaagaaaaagaaaaagaaaaagaaaaagtaaaagaaaagaaaagaaaaggaaagaaaagatatGCACTATTAAAagtcgaaaaaaaaaaataagaaccatttacatttttttgtaacaattttatataggcctatcctatatatatatatatatatatatatatatatatatatatatatatatatatatatatatatatatatatatatatatatatatatatatatatatatatgaaacagaaagagaggggagggggggctATTTTAGTAGGTCAAGAAATTAGACTAGTTTAAACTTTGAACAAGGTTGTAATTCATTAATCTGTTGTATTCTTGTTGAAGTGTTGAGGTTCAAGTTTGTCTCCGCCCACTGACAGAGATATGAATAATAACAGGAGCGCGCGCGCTGCACAGACGCAGATCCTTCATACGCTTGAATAAGGTACAGTATTCTGTCTATTTATCtgatttgaatttcttttttgttattaagACTTTAATTACATTACAGGATCGTTTTAAAATTAACGCGGGTGTTTAAATGTGCGTTATTAGACAACAGCAAACAGCTGTTCAGTAAATGTTTTGTGTTGATATCATCTGCAGTCTGCAGCAGATGggctgagctgtgtgtgtgcgtttagaCAGAAACGAAACCTAGTCCACTTGTTGGTCAAATAAAACTAGAGTGGATTAAGACTAGAGTGAACATGGATTGAAACTAAATATCTGGGCAgactaaagcaaaaaaaaaaaaaaaaaagtaaactccATATaaactttacataaaaaataaacactttttactttttatatttttgctttacatttagcatttttctttttctttttgatctGTACCCTGCAAACTTGTTTATGCAAACAATATCTGTCGTAGGCctataattaaattgtattatttataatcaatataaaaaagataGATACACAGAACATGTGCCAAGCTGAAGGCAAGTTTGTAAGAAAAATGTCTTCTTCAAGGTCAACATGAGGGACAATTATTGAGGACATGAATGAAAGCTGATTATTTTAGTGCTCTATTATGATccttctgaaaataaaaaaaaaaaaaattaaattatatatgtaatacatcacatatataaatgatataatattaTAGGTTATGTTATTTAATACATGATACGTATTATACCATCACACTTCATTCTATTTAATTAAGTCCTGCAATTTTGCACAATGCAGTCACATTTAttcttttacttatttatttcccCCCTGTCTGTTTTCAAGACGCAGACTGGCCCAAATGAGGACGCTGAATGAACTGTCCCATCTGAGAGAGACCAGGTTTGGTCAGCCGTATCCCAGACATGGTCTCAGTCTGCTGTGCTGGTTTGCTCACAAATGTATTGAGATTGATGACGATGGCATTATGATTGCACTATGTGAACCAGAGGAAAGAGATTTTGGTTTCCGTCCATTCCATAATTCAGAAGGACTTCTTCCTGATACTGACCTAGAGTATTATGAAATGGGGAACCTGCACCATCCGGGCGCAATACCTCCTTATGTTACTAAGAATTACGACAGAGATGTGCGTGACAGCAATGCAGATCGCATTGTTGTTTCAGTCGACTCAGATGAGAATGACACATGGTTTGACAGGATTTATGTGACACATCATTTAGGTCAGGGGCGGTTCGATGAGAACTCCACCTTCCGCATCAGCCAAGGCCTCATTGACAAGATTCAGAGGATGGACTGGTCAGACTTCATCGGGGAGGTGAAGATCCGGCAGCAGCGTAAGCGGCGTGCTCGTCGTTGAGCTTGTGTTATGTGTGCACGCTCATCTGTGCAGTCTGGATCCAATCCAAACATTCCTGTGCATCCAAAAGAAATGCATTTCTTCCTGGACTTTTCATAAcagataaaaaatgtatatgttcaaataaaacataaaaaattaaatgtaaattgatTTGGGTCATAAATGGCTCATTTGTATCTTGATGAGAAGCTTTATGatactttatatataattaatacagtGCATTGTGTTCTCTCTGTTtacttaaatgttaatttttttttaaatgttaggtTTCACTGCATTAAAGGAATTGTttgcccaaaaattttaattctgtcattatttataaaCCAAGGCTTTCAAAACCTAGCCAACACAGAAAGAATTCACTGCAATTTACattcattaatataatataaataatatttaatattatatattaggaTTAAATTGTATAACACTGGCCAGTGGGTTTATAAACAGTTTGTTAACCTGCACATGTGTGTCGATCATCTCATGCTATTAAAGTGCAGCAGGATGATGTATTAAAAATAGGCCCAAACCTAGAAACATGATCTGTGGTGAACACAGACcaatttttatctttattttttatctttaatctACAACATAAAATACCTCAGAAATAAcctcttgtgattttttttaaaccttttcttGTCTTGAAAAAGATGGTTGCTAGAAAGTGGTTAAACAGGACCACAGAAATGACAGAACAGGTCAACTAATACCCACTAGTTGCTTTCACATCTTCATTGCGTTTATAACTGCACTCTTTCAAGGTATTCTAACTCAAATGTTGAATCGTAAGTATCCTAAACTTTTGTTGATCACAGATCTTATTTCCTGCAATAATCCAGTGGAAAATCCTATCAGGTTTTGTTGATGGAACAAGGGAAAGTAACTTAAGGCCTACAGAAATATGtcaatcttttaaataaaatacccaTTATATCCCAACTCTCCAAATCATTTACAGAAATTACAGAAGGACAATGGGAGATAGCCCTTAAACAGATTCATAGATCATTGGTATGTGCAAAACATACACACAGTTTAAAGTAACACACAGTTTACACTGGTCTAAGCAAAACAGATATTTACAGATTTCCAGGTGTAGACCTTTCACGTGATCATTGTGGGCAGGTACCGGTATCATGTCTCATTTGTTTTGGAGCTGTCCAAATGTATAATTTTACtggaaaaaatgtttttcaaaaggcCTATAGGTCTAGATCCCTTTGAAaaattcaaaacaattttaaaaaaaattgtcaacaattaaaaaaaaattcaaaacaattTGGCAACCTTTCATAGATTCTACTGGAAATAGTTAAATTGAACAGGATTAGATTAATACTTGAGGTATTTATAAGCTTATAAGTATCTCCCATACTATGAGCAGACAAACTCCCAGAATATGTCAGGGAAAACATATTTTCCTGTGTTTTCACTTGTTACTGTCAGCGAGTACAATCCTGACAGTAACAAGGATCGCATAATTGTGTGTCAAGACATCAATGGCAGCTTCAACGGTGTGTATGTGACACTTGAAACATGACTTGAAAATGTTTGACGGCAGAAGAAAGTTCAGAGTGAGCCAGGGCCTCCTCCAGATCATCAAGAGCATGAGTCGAGAGCAGTTTCTAAAACAGACATCCAACACTCAGGAAGAGTGCCCTGGTCACTCCCCATTCTCTGTAAGAAGATTACTATCGTCAATCTTTCTCTCCAATAGCCATATCTAATGCATTAAAGATTCACTCACCTGCATCTTTCCTATACTGCCATGCTCACTACCTGCTTCAATAAACTCCTGCATTATACTAACCTTCTGTTATCGAGTCTGTTACAATTAATGAAAGATTCGAAACCttcatgaatgttttttttgtttttcacgaAGCAGACGTATGCAAACTGACCAGTCCAGGTGATTTCAGTCAACGAGGCTACTGTTTGACAGCAGGTTGACATTGGCCAGTATAAATTGATCTCGagtcatttttataattcataatatCTGACTAGAATGAGTTACATGGCTTTAACCAGCAGATGTTAGCATGCGGGGCATTATTTTGCAAAGCATTGGTACAATGAatagaagtttaaaaaaaagccTCACTTCTCCCTTCACTAttaagtgacatgacatgacatacagccaagtatggtgacccattctcagaatttGGGGGTTCgttgtcttgctcaagggcacctcagtcgtggtattgctgacccgagactcaaacccacaaccttagggttaggagtcaaactctttaaccactaggccacaacttccccaattATTCATATTCCTCTCCTATTATAATCATTTTAGTTATTAGCTGATTTCCTTTCTCTTCTATTTTATTTATGGTTTCTCTGGCTGATTTGGTAACACACACTTTGAAGGAAATTAGATGCCCTTGAAAGCAGGTACAAGCTCCGTTTTAATACTTTAAGTAGCCTTTTCCTTGAAGAACAAACTGTAATCTAACCATGTGCAAATGAAAGTTTAATTCTCATAAAAACCTTTTCTTGATTTGGCATGTGGGctagtttttaataaaagcaataaacagtaaataattataattttttatgatttatatgtTATGTGATTAATTTGAGCCATTTCTTGTTTTTTCATTCTCATTTAGATTTTTACATGTGGTACACTGTAAGCAACGTTTTTGTTTAAGAACCTAATTACCAAAATTGCTTTGGTGAAAATACTGAACTGTTATGTTCTTGTTCATTTTTGCTGTTTTCctctttgtttttaaatgtttgattttaaatctgtgtaTTAAAGCTTGTCTTACAGTAATTATAATGTCGATTATTCTTTGAATTTAAGATATAATGTTGAGCCTGGCATGTTTATCACTGGATTCATTACAATGATGTAGATAAATATTTCTGATCGAGGCAGACAGAAGATAAAGCTTGAGACTCAGTTAAAAAGCAGAGATACGATACATTGTATACTctatatgtttaatatatcataaaatataaatcGCATCCCATGTAGATGATACCAATTATGTatactgcaaaataaaataaatatttaatacgaGTGAGACATTATTATCTGCCCCATCTGCTCTAATGTGTTTCTAAGTTTCAGTTTCCATAGTATgagtttctattcatcaaaacagAAACTGACACACACTCGTACAGCCATCGGACAACTAGTGTGTTTAACTACAGTGTAGTTCCAGTCATACGTTCAGTGACATCAACAAACATGCTGACGTTTCTTAAGAATGAAGAAGTCGCTGCCAAAGATCTAAATTGGCATCTACAAGGTAAGACGTATCATT from the Carassius carassius chromosome 7, fCarCar2.1, whole genome shotgun sequence genome contains:
- the LOC132143191 gene encoding uncharacterized protein LOC132143191 gives rise to the protein MVNGTLNDLSQLKQSGFGQPWPRHGLNLLYWFAHDYIDFRNGKMVSISSPHDNRFGFHKFKNDDDDHIVPIENLPYYEVGNLNAPGADELPNYVRAEYNQSNRDSNKDRIIVHQDANGNFNRVYVTEHLKDNLKQFDSKKTYCVSQGLLQIIKNMTREQFLNKTSKTQEVHASQPQISKPEVGGVRNRPQIREVTAPLDNSCSCTIL